One window of the Anaeromyxobacter dehalogenans 2CP-C genome contains the following:
- the fadI gene encoding acetyl-CoA C-acyltransferase FadI, whose translation MGMNGSPPPGRRAAVVAGLRTPFVKAGTDFKDLSATELGALLVNELVVRSGLPPNAFDSVVFGQVIPSPTVTLIGREMVLRTQLPRSVQAHTVARACATSIQAATDVADQIRLGHSDCAIAGGAESVSDAPIFASRPLAQALVELSRARTLADRARILAGLRPRDFTPTPPALKEPTTGLTMGESAEKMAQVNGISRAAQDRLAYESHRRAAEAWDAGRFDEEVMHVPVPPRYDHVAARDNIVRKDTTVEALAKLRPVFDRRYGTITAGNASPLTDGAAALVLMSEERAKALGIRPLGFVKAYAYAALDPRDQLLQGPAYAAPVALERAGLRLADMDLVDMHEAFAAQVLSNLQAFASKDFAERELGRSAPLGEVDPAKLNVNGGSIALGHPFAATGARMILQTLRELGRRGGQHALLTVCAAGGLGAAVVLERE comes from the coding sequence ATGGGCATGAACGGTTCTCCTCCGCCCGGCCGGCGGGCCGCGGTCGTGGCCGGCCTCCGCACGCCGTTCGTCAAGGCGGGCACCGACTTCAAGGACCTCTCCGCCACCGAGCTCGGCGCGCTCCTCGTGAACGAGCTGGTGGTGCGGAGCGGGCTGCCGCCGAACGCGTTCGACTCGGTCGTCTTCGGCCAGGTCATCCCCTCGCCCACGGTCACGCTCATCGGCCGCGAGATGGTCCTGCGCACCCAGCTGCCGCGGAGCGTGCAGGCCCACACCGTGGCGCGCGCCTGCGCCACGTCGATCCAGGCGGCCACCGACGTGGCCGACCAGATCCGGCTCGGCCACTCCGACTGCGCCATCGCCGGCGGCGCGGAGTCGGTCTCCGACGCGCCCATCTTCGCCTCGCGCCCGCTGGCGCAGGCGCTGGTGGAGCTGAGCCGCGCGCGCACGCTCGCGGACCGGGCCCGCATCCTCGCCGGCCTGCGCCCGAGGGACTTCACCCCCACGCCGCCCGCGCTCAAGGAGCCGACCACCGGGCTCACCATGGGCGAGAGCGCCGAGAAGATGGCGCAGGTGAACGGCATCTCGCGCGCCGCGCAGGACCGGCTCGCCTACGAGAGCCACCGCCGCGCCGCCGAGGCCTGGGACGCGGGCCGCTTCGACGAGGAGGTCATGCACGTCCCGGTGCCGCCGCGGTACGACCACGTGGCGGCCCGCGACAACATCGTCCGCAAGGACACCACCGTCGAGGCGCTCGCGAAGCTCCGCCCGGTGTTCGACCGGCGCTACGGGACCATCACCGCCGGCAACGCCTCGCCGCTCACCGACGGCGCGGCGGCGCTCGTGCTCATGAGCGAGGAGCGGGCGAAGGCGCTCGGGATCCGGCCGCTCGGGTTCGTGAAGGCCTACGCCTACGCCGCGCTCGACCCGCGCGACCAGCTGCTGCAGGGGCCGGCCTACGCGGCGCCGGTGGCGCTGGAGCGGGCGGGGCTCCGGCTCGCCGACATGGACCTCGTGGACATGCACGAGGCGTTCGCCGCGCAGGTGCTCTCCAACCTGCAGGCGTTCGCGTCCAAGGACTTCGCCGAGCGCGAGCTGGGCCGGTCGGCGCCGCTCGGCGAGGTGGACCCGGCGAAGCTGAACGTGAACGGCGGCTCGATCGCGCTCGGCCACCCGTTCGCCGCCACCGGCGCGCGCATGATCCTGCAGACGCTCCGCGAGCTGGGGCGCCGCGGCGGGCAGCACGCGCTCCTCACGGTGTGCGCGGCGGGCGGCCTGGGCGCGGCGGTGGTGCTCGAGCGGGAGTGA
- the fadJ gene encoding fatty acid oxidation complex subunit alpha FadJ, which yields MMSAEAMTAGQGASRYFRVEVAGGVATLVLDEPGERVNTVHPEAMREFAAHLDRLEKDEAVKAIVVASGKPDVWVAGAKVELMQGAKDAAEAERLSRDGQALFDRVERCRKPVVAAIHGACLGGGLEWALACHYRIATDHPKTSLGLVEVQLGLIPGGGGTQRLSRLIGIQPALDLILAGKTVKARKALKLGLVDEAVPPPLLLQVAQERAAALASGKLRRAPRRAGGAVERVTRAALEENFLGREVLFRQARKLTLAKTKGHYPAPLRALEAVEYGYAKGFEKGLEKEAELFGKLAMTPEARRLMEIFFATTALKKDNGVDDPAVKARPVSVVGVLGGGLMGGGIAYVTVNAGLPVRLRERDDAAAARGVAAVRGVLDERVKRRSIDRLERAEKLRLLTTTTDWSGLERVDVLVEAVFEDLSLKQEMVRAFEAVNPGGIFASNTSSIPIGRIAEASRHPETVLGMHYFSPVNKMPLLEVIVTPRTAPEVTATAVALGKKQGKTVIVVRDGPGFYTSRILAPYMNEAAHLLVEGAAIEDLDHALVAFGFPVGPITLLDEVGIDVGDKVGKILQEAFGARMAPPAALHDVVKAGRLGRKNSKGFYTYGGKEKRVDETVYDLLPGGRRRKRVAADEIQERLVLQLVNEAVRCLGEGILRSARDGDVGAVFGLGFPPFRGGPFRWADAVGTKALLERMEKLRARHGDRFEPAPLLAELGRTGRPFHG from the coding sequence ATGATGTCGGCTGAGGCGATGACGGCGGGCCAGGGCGCGTCGCGGTACTTCCGCGTGGAGGTCGCCGGCGGGGTCGCGACGCTGGTGCTCGACGAGCCGGGCGAGCGCGTGAACACCGTGCACCCCGAGGCGATGCGGGAGTTCGCCGCCCACCTCGACCGGCTGGAGAAGGACGAGGCGGTGAAGGCGATCGTCGTCGCGAGCGGCAAGCCCGACGTCTGGGTGGCCGGCGCGAAGGTCGAGCTCATGCAGGGCGCGAAGGACGCCGCCGAGGCGGAGCGGCTCTCGCGCGACGGGCAGGCGCTGTTCGACCGGGTGGAGCGCTGCCGGAAGCCGGTGGTGGCCGCCATCCACGGCGCCTGCCTGGGCGGCGGGCTGGAGTGGGCGCTCGCCTGCCACTACCGGATCGCCACCGATCACCCGAAGACGTCGCTCGGCCTCGTCGAGGTGCAGCTCGGGCTCATCCCCGGCGGCGGCGGGACGCAGCGGCTCTCGCGCCTCATCGGCATCCAGCCGGCGCTCGACCTCATCCTGGCCGGCAAGACGGTGAAGGCGCGCAAGGCGCTGAAGCTCGGCCTGGTGGACGAGGCGGTCCCGCCGCCCCTGCTGCTGCAGGTGGCGCAGGAGCGCGCCGCCGCGCTCGCCTCGGGCAAGCTGCGCCGCGCCCCGCGCCGGGCAGGCGGGGCGGTGGAGCGGGTCACCCGCGCCGCGCTGGAGGAGAACTTCCTCGGGCGCGAGGTGCTGTTCCGCCAGGCGCGGAAGCTCACGCTCGCGAAGACGAAGGGGCACTACCCGGCGCCGCTGCGCGCGCTCGAGGCCGTCGAGTACGGGTACGCGAAGGGCTTCGAGAAGGGGCTGGAGAAGGAGGCGGAGCTGTTCGGGAAGCTCGCCATGACGCCGGAGGCGCGCCGGCTCATGGAGATCTTCTTCGCCACCACCGCGCTCAAGAAGGACAACGGGGTGGACGACCCCGCGGTGAAGGCGCGCCCGGTCTCGGTGGTGGGCGTGCTGGGCGGCGGCCTGATGGGCGGCGGCATCGCCTACGTGACCGTGAACGCCGGGCTCCCGGTGCGCCTGCGCGAGCGGGACGACGCCGCCGCGGCGCGAGGGGTGGCGGCGGTGCGCGGCGTCCTCGACGAGCGGGTGAAGCGCCGGTCCATCGACCGGCTGGAGCGCGCCGAGAAGCTGCGCCTCCTCACCACGACGACGGACTGGTCCGGCCTGGAGCGGGTGGACGTGCTCGTCGAGGCGGTCTTCGAGGACCTCTCGCTGAAGCAGGAGATGGTGCGCGCGTTCGAGGCGGTGAACCCGGGGGGCATCTTCGCCTCCAACACCTCGTCCATCCCCATCGGCCGCATCGCCGAGGCGTCGCGTCACCCCGAGACCGTGCTCGGGATGCACTACTTCTCGCCGGTGAACAAGATGCCGCTGCTCGAGGTGATCGTCACCCCGCGCACCGCGCCGGAGGTGACCGCCACCGCGGTCGCGCTCGGCAAGAAGCAGGGGAAGACGGTCATCGTCGTGCGCGACGGGCCCGGCTTCTACACGAGCCGCATCCTCGCGCCGTACATGAACGAGGCGGCGCACCTGCTGGTGGAGGGCGCGGCGATCGAGGACCTGGACCACGCGCTGGTGGCGTTCGGGTTCCCGGTGGGCCCCATCACGCTGCTCGACGAGGTGGGCATCGACGTCGGCGACAAGGTCGGGAAGATCCTGCAGGAGGCGTTCGGGGCGCGCATGGCGCCGCCCGCGGCGCTGCACGACGTGGTGAAGGCCGGGCGCCTCGGCCGCAAGAACAGCAAGGGCTTCTACACCTACGGCGGCAAGGAGAAGCGCGTGGACGAGACCGTCTACGACCTGCTGCCCGGCGGCCGCCGCCGCAAGCGCGTCGCCGCCGACGAGATCCAGGAGCGGCTGGTGCTGCAGCTCGTGAACGAGGCGGTCCGCTGCCTGGGCGAGGGCATCCTGCGCTCGGCCCGCGACGGCGACGTCGGCGCGGTGTTCGGCCTCGGGTTCCCGCCGTTCCGCGGCGGGCCGTTCCGCTGGGCCGACGCGGTGGGCACGAAGGCGCTGCTCGAGCGGATGGAGAAGCTGCGCGCGCGGCACGGCGACCGCTTCGAGCCGGCGCCGCTGCTCGCCGAGCTGGGCCGGACGGGCCGGCCGTTCCACGGCTGA
- a CDS encoding collagen-like protein codes for MQKLMRYSGALFFAGVLALAGCKGSDGSVGPQGPPGQDGTDGTNGQNGQNGQDGKDAAAIAKPESCAVCHATAGTQHQAIYDNFADGLNPETTKLVISGITVASAPGATEGTFNSVLTFDVTYNGAPYTAGIGALKQKRFTATQYDAALGFVTATAFSWGTPAAVDGVPGRYTSTASGVAFAPESSNAFVYLYLGDKLILPAEGHYNLMDNVASAGVKYGTWTYSSVANVSGCEKCHPAPYAKHGYRQATVAGLEDMVACKACHTDQREGTDFVFQILGDDPAAAAALTVDAEGETIYSAEQQTKYAYVATIVNDTHMSHAMEFPYPQTMANCVMCHEGKLDRILTQQYFTLKTCKSCHPVVGTEANAPALSAIVPHNIDYYTYTGDCSECHRDVNGIAPKFSQIHLGYDPKIYASAGVKHSASFTTAIDGVTFTAATNVLTVDFSVAGAAANALVKPTVVVSLYGYDTKDFIVSGHGSTGGLRNLEWTEAATNNSPRLAVAPLATAGNTAWTATADLSTWADLIASGVVKRVEVVVLPVVGLDQTAAVSDTNPEIAVAGVSKTVDLAAGALVADDAAYGRDIVATSGCNNCHDALATSFHHPAYGAAGVVGCRACHVVGSGGSHLEMQSRSIDSYVHAIHSFQAFDIRNVDFADPVAAMEYEHHVGSTYPNFTILNCRSCHEAGKFEVPDQQLSMPSLLSASATITGKDRAIGTVPMYVTGPGSRACGSCHRAQMINADAAGDLASFNAHTATFGTMVETSSATSSTDFLDAVTKLFAQFQ; via the coding sequence ATGCAAAAACTGATGCGGTACAGCGGCGCGCTGTTCTTCGCCGGCGTGCTCGCGCTTGCTGGGTGCAAGGGGTCGGACGGGAGCGTCGGGCCCCAGGGTCCTCCGGGCCAGGACGGCACGGACGGTACGAACGGCCAGAACGGCCAGAACGGGCAGGACGGCAAGGACGCCGCCGCCATCGCCAAGCCCGAGTCCTGCGCGGTGTGCCACGCCACGGCGGGCACGCAGCACCAGGCCATCTACGACAACTTCGCCGACGGCCTGAATCCGGAGACCACGAAGCTGGTGATCTCCGGCATCACCGTCGCCAGCGCGCCGGGCGCCACGGAGGGCACCTTCAACTCCGTGCTGACCTTCGACGTCACCTACAACGGCGCTCCGTACACGGCCGGCATCGGCGCCCTGAAGCAGAAGCGCTTCACGGCGACGCAGTACGACGCCGCGCTCGGCTTCGTGACCGCCACCGCGTTCAGCTGGGGCACGCCGGCCGCCGTGGACGGCGTTCCGGGCCGGTACACCTCCACCGCCTCGGGCGTCGCCTTCGCACCCGAGAGCTCGAACGCGTTCGTGTACCTGTACCTCGGCGACAAGCTGATCCTGCCGGCCGAGGGCCACTACAACCTGATGGACAACGTGGCCAGCGCCGGCGTGAAGTACGGCACCTGGACCTACTCGTCCGTCGCGAACGTCTCCGGCTGCGAGAAGTGCCACCCGGCGCCGTACGCGAAGCACGGCTACCGCCAGGCGACGGTCGCCGGCCTCGAGGACATGGTGGCCTGCAAGGCCTGCCACACCGACCAGCGCGAGGGCACGGACTTCGTCTTCCAGATCCTCGGCGACGACCCGGCCGCGGCCGCCGCGCTCACGGTGGACGCGGAGGGCGAGACGATCTACAGCGCCGAGCAGCAGACGAAGTACGCGTACGTCGCGACCATCGTGAACGACACGCACATGTCGCACGCGATGGAGTTCCCGTACCCGCAGACGATGGCGAACTGCGTGATGTGCCACGAGGGCAAGCTCGACCGGATCCTCACGCAGCAGTACTTCACGCTGAAGACCTGCAAGAGCTGCCACCCCGTGGTGGGCACCGAGGCGAACGCCCCGGCGCTCAGCGCGATCGTCCCGCACAACATCGACTACTACACGTACACGGGTGACTGCAGCGAGTGCCACCGCGACGTGAACGGGATCGCGCCGAAGTTCAGCCAGATCCACCTCGGCTACGACCCCAAGATCTACGCGAGCGCGGGCGTCAAGCACTCGGCGAGCTTCACGACCGCCATCGACGGCGTGACCTTCACCGCGGCGACGAACGTCCTCACGGTGGACTTCTCGGTGGCCGGCGCCGCGGCGAACGCGCTCGTGAAGCCGACGGTCGTGGTCAGCCTGTACGGCTACGACACCAAGGACTTCATCGTCAGCGGCCACGGCTCCACCGGCGGCCTGCGCAACCTCGAGTGGACCGAGGCGGCGACGAACAACAGCCCGCGCCTGGCGGTCGCCCCCCTGGCGACGGCCGGCAACACCGCGTGGACCGCGACGGCCGACCTGTCTACCTGGGCGGACCTCATCGCGAGCGGCGTCGTGAAGCGCGTCGAGGTGGTCGTCCTGCCGGTGGTCGGCCTGGACCAGACGGCGGCCGTCTCCGACACGAACCCGGAGATCGCGGTCGCCGGCGTGTCGAAGACCGTGGACCTCGCGGCCGGCGCGCTCGTCGCCGACGACGCGGCCTACGGCCGTGACATCGTGGCGACGTCGGGCTGCAACAACTGCCACGACGCGCTCGCCACCTCGTTCCACCACCCCGCGTACGGCGCCGCCGGCGTCGTCGGCTGCCGCGCCTGCCACGTGGTCGGCAGCGGCGGCTCGCACCTGGAGATGCAGTCCCGCTCGATCGACTCCTACGTGCACGCCATCCACTCGTTCCAGGCGTTCGACATCCGCAACGTGGACTTCGCGGATCCGGTCGCGGCGATGGAGTACGAGCACCACGTCGGCTCGACCTACCCGAACTTCACCATCCTGAACTGCCGCTCGTGCCACGAGGCCGGCAAGTTCGAGGTGCCGGACCAGCAGCTCTCGATGCCGAGCCTGCTCTCCGCCTCCGCCACGATCACCGGCAAGGATCGCGCCATCGGCACCGTCCCGATGTACGTGACCGGGCCCGGCTCGCGCGCCTGCGGCTCCTGCCACCGCGCGCAGATGATCAACGCCGACGCGGCGGGCGACCTCGCCTCGTTCAACGCGCACACCGCGACGTTCGGCACGATGGTGGAGACGTCGTCCGCGACGTCCTCCACGGACTTCCTCGACGCCGTGACGAAGCTGTTCGCGCAGTTCCAGTAG